One Labeo rohita strain BAU-BD-2019 chromosome 12, IGBB_LRoh.1.0, whole genome shotgun sequence genomic region harbors:
- the minpp1b gene encoding multiple inositol polyphosphate phosphatase 1b: MKTTYFLVNFLITFLSVMVGLSFSKLARPTIPAIAHYFGTKGRYEEVNPHLSDDILFVNRSLVAPPSPKCRAIHMVSVIRHGTRYPTTKNVKKIARLFDLVVSQASGSASWLNDIKTWKMWYTEDMDGRLVEKGRDDHRHLAMRLAQSFPTLISEDHLRANRIEFITSSKHRCVDSVKAFQEGLHRLWNVQDMEYKHYVDDSLMRFFDHCEKFVESVEKNKTALKEVERFKSSAVMDTVRRKISSHLQIPYNQITPDMAEAAFFLCSYEFAIKSENSPWCELLDESDAQVLEYKSDLKQYWKRAYGHDINRKSSCPLFNDIFKRLDKAANDRFGKLKKTATIQVGHGETLLPLLSLMSFFKDEKTLTAENFSLQHKRKFRSGQIVPYAANLVFVLYECSDGLRIQLFLNEKPMIFPNMNHSAPLYETVRKHYSKLLNGCEFNNACNMPQANLRNTEL, from the exons atgaaaacaacTTACTTCCTTGTGAACTTTCTTATCACTTTTTTGAGCGTCATGGTTGGTTTGTCATTCTCCAAACTTGCCAGGCCAACGATACCGGCGATAGCACATTACTTTGGGACAAAAGGCAGGTACGAGGAAGTGAACCCACATCTATCAGATgacattttgtttgtaaacagatCGCTGGTAGCTCCCCCCTCTCCCAAATGCCGTGCCATTCATATGGTGTCGGTTATCCGTCACGGGACGCGCTATCCAACCaccaaaaatgtgaaaaagataGCGCGACTGTTTGATCTGGTCGTGTCTCAAGCGTCGGGTTCAGCCTCATGGCTCAATGACATTAAGACATGGAAGATGTGGTACACTGAAGACATGGACGGCAGACTGGTGGAGAAAGGACGTGATGACCACCGGCATTTGGCTATGAGACTGGCACAGTCATTCCCCACATTAATTTCTGAGGATCATCTCCGTGCCAACCGCATTGAGTTCATCACCAGCTCCAAACACCGTTGTGTTGATAGTGTTAAAGCTTTCCAAGAGGGTCTTCACCGACTCTGGAATGTTCAGG ATATGGAGTACAAACACTATGTGGATGATTCACTCATGAGATTTTTTGATCATTGTGAGAAATTTGTTGAAAGtgttgagaaaaacaaaacagctttgAAGGAGGTAGAGCGCTTTAAATCTTCAGCAGTTATGGATACAGTACGGAGGAAAATATCCAGTCACCTTCAGATTCCATACAATCAAATCACCCCAG ATATGGCAGAGGCAGCTTTCTTTTTGTGTTCCTATGAGTTTGCCATCAAGTCAGAGAACTCCCCCTGGTGTGAGCTACTGGATGAGTCGGATGCTCAA GTCCTGGAGTACAAAAGTGACCTTAAACAGTACTGGAAGCGAGCATATGGACATGACATCAACCGTAAATCCAGCTGCCCTCTCTTTAATGATATTTTCAAGCGTCTTGATAAGGCTGCTAATGACAG atttggaaagCTAAAAAAGACTGCCACCATCCAAGTTGGACATGGTGAAACCCTACTGCCTCTGCTCTCTCTGATGTCCTTCTTTAAAGATGAAAAAACTTTAACTGCAGAGAATTTTTCATTGCAGCACAAACGCAAATTCCGCTCTGGTCAGATTGTACCTTATGCTGCGAATTTAGTCTTTGTCCTGTATGAATGCAGTGATGGACTCAGAATACAGTTGTTTCTCAATGAGAAGCCTATGATTTTTCCCAACATGAACCATTCGGCTCCACTATATGAAACGGTCAGAAAGCATTACTCAAAGCTCCTTAATGGCTGTGagtttaataatgcatgtaatATGCCtcaagcaaacctcaggaacacTGAACTTTGA
- the papss2b gene encoding bifunctional 3'-phosphoadenosine 5'-phosphosulfate synthase 2b yields MSGMKKQRTDLQRATNVVYQAHHVSRTKRGQVVGTRGGFRGCTVWLTGLSGAGKTTIGFALEEYLVSHAIPCYSLDGDNIRHGLNKNLGFTATDREENIRRIAEVARLFADAGLVCITSFISPFTKDRNDARKIHETAGLPFFEVFVNAPLEVCESRDVKGLYKKARAGEIKGFTGIDSDYEKPEAPELVLKTGELTVNDCIQQLVDLLKEQDIVPSGVTEEVNELFVPENKLDLVLSDANILPTLTITELDVQWVQVLSEGWATPLRGFMREREFLQVLHFGTLLDGGIINMSVPIVLPLSNDDKERLDGCAAFALEFKGQKVAIMRNPEFYEHRKEERCARQWGTTCPQHPHIKMVMESGDWLAGGDLEVFERIRWNDGLDQYRLTPRELRQKFKEMRADAIFAFQLRNPVHNGHALLMQDTKRRLLERGYKKPVLLLHPLGGWTKEDDVPLDWRMKQHAAVLDEGVLDPENTIVAIFPSPMMYAGPTEVQWHCRARMIAGANFYIVGRDPAGMPHPETKKDLYEPTHGGKVLTMAPGLTSLEIIPFRVAAYNKVKRAMDFYDKERHGEFEFISGTKMRSLARSGENPPDGFMAPKAWKVLVEYYSSLQKDQ; encoded by the exons ATGTCTGGAATGAAAAAGCAAAGAACG GATCTGCAGAGAGCAACCAATGTTGTGTACCAGGCTCACCATGTGAGTAGAACCAAGCGTGGTCAGGTGGTTGGGACCAGAGGTGGATTTCGTGGATGTACTGTCTGGCTTACAG GGCTGTCTGGTGCTGGCAAGACTACAATTGGATTTGCTCTGGAGGAATATCTAGTTTCTCATGCCATTCCTTGCTACTCGCTCGATGGTGACAATATTCGACATGGGTTAAATAAGAACTTGGGCTTCACAGCCACAGACAGAGAAGAGAACATCCGACGTATTGCTGAGGTTGCCAGACTGTTTGCCGATGCTGGACTGGTTTGCATCACTAGTTTCATTTCTCCATTTACAAAG GATCGAAACGACGCTAGGAAGATCCATGAGACTGCAGGTCTTCCGTTCTTTGAGGTGTTTGTAAATGCCCCTCTGGAGGTGTGCGAAAGCAGAGATGTCAAAGGACTTTATAAAAAGGCCCGTGCTGGAGAGATTAAAG GTTTTACGGGAATAGACTCTGACTATGAGAAACCTGAAGCCCCTGAGCTTGTGTTGAAGACTGGAGAGCTCACTGTCAATGACTGCATTCAGCAGCTAGTGGATCTCTTGAAGGAACAG GATATTGTGCCCAGTGGTGTGACAGAAGAAGTGAATGAGCTCTTTGTTCCTGAAAACAAGCTGGACCTGGTGCTTAGTGATGCCAATATACTCCCCACTTTAACTATCACAGAG TTGGATGTGCAGTGGGTACAGGTTCTATCCGAGGGGTGGGCGACTCCACTGAGGGGATTCATGAGGGAGAGAGAATTCCTGCAAGTCTTGCACTTTGGAACTTTGCttgatg GTGGGATCATCAACATGTCTGTTCCCATTGTGCTGCCTTTATCCAATGATGACAAGGAGAGGCTGGACGGTTGCGCTGCTTTTGCCCTGGAGTTCAAAGGTCAAAAGGTGGCAATCATGCGCAACCCTGAGTTTTATGAACATCGTAAAGAAGAGAGATGTGCCAGGCAGTGGGGGACCACATGCCCCCAACATCCGCACATCAAG ATGGTAATGGAGAGTGGTGATTGGCTGGCCGGAGGAGACCTGGAGGTGTTTGAGAGAATTAGGTGGAATGATGGTCTTGACCAGTACCGTCTCACTCCACGGGAGCTAAGACAGAAATTTAAAGAAATGAGAGCAg ATGCAATTTTTGCATTCCAGTTGCGTAATCCTGTGCACAACGGCCATGCACTCCTGATGCAGGACACTAAGCGTCGTCTGCTGGAGCGAGGCTACAAAAAGCCTGTGCTGCTGCTGCACCCTCTGGGTGGCTGGACCAAAGAGGATGATGTACCGCTGGACTGGCGCATGAAACAGCATGCCGCTGTGCTGGACGAAGGAGTTCTCGATCCAGAAAACACCATTGTGGCCATTTTCCCCTCACCCATGATGTATGCTGGGCCTACAGAG GTACAGTGGCATTGTCGGGCCAGGATGATCGCAGGGGCCAACTTTTACATTGTAGGACGAGATCCAGCGGGTATGCCCCATCCGGAGACAAAGAAGGACCTGTACGAGCCCACACACGGTGGAAAAGTGCTGACCATGGCACCAGGCCTCACCTCTCTAGAGATTATTCCCTTTAGAGTTGCTGCTTACAACAAAGTTAAGAGGGCCATGGACTTCTATGATAAGGAAag aCATGGTGAATTTGAGTTCATCTCGGGAACCAAAATGCGGAGCCTTGCCCGCAGCGGAGAGAACCCCCCTGACGGTTTCATGGCCCCCAAAGCCTGGAAAGTCCTAGTTGAGTATTACAGTTCTCTACAAAAGGACCAGTGA
- the atad1b gene encoding outer mitochondrial transmembrane helix translocase — protein sequence MVLKEIPTDNITRPLGRNEVIGLLFRLTIFGAVTYFTIKWMVDAIDPTRKQKVEAQKQAEKLMRQIGVQNVKLSEYEMSIAAHLVDPLTMQITWHDIAGLDEVITELKDTVILPIQKRHLFEGSRLLQPPKGVLLYGPPGCGKTLIAKATAKEAGFRFINLQPSTLTDKWYGESQKLAAAVFSLAIKLQPSIIFIDEIDSFLRSRSSSDHEATAMMKAQFMSLWDGLDTDYNCQVIIMGATNRPQDLDSAILRRMPTRFHINQPNVKQRKDILKLILENENVETAVDFVEIAKQTDGFSGSDLREMCRDAALLCVRDFVHQESPDEDFIRPIRQEDLQRAIEKMRKSKSAGVQEAFMHVPLD from the exons ATGGTATTGAAAGAGATCCCAACAGACAATATCACTCGCCCTTTGGGCCGGAACGAGGTCATAGGTTTACTCTTTCGCCTCACAATATTCGGTGCCGtcacatattttacaataaagtgGATGGTGGATGCTATTGATCCAACAAGAAAACAGAAAGTTGAGGCACAAAAACAG GCGGAGAAACTTATGCGGCAGATTGGAGTACAGAATGTGAAGCTTTCTGAATATGAGATGAGCATTGCAGCTCATCTTGTGGATCCTTTGACTATGCAG ATTACATGGCATGACATTGCAGGTCTGGATGAAGTCATAACTGAACTGAAAGACACTGTTATACTTCCGATCCAGAAGAGACATCTTTTTGAAGGATCTAGGCTTCTTCAGCCACCCAAAG GTGTGTTGCTGTACGGGCCTCCAGGCTGTGGGAAAACTCTTATAGCCAAAGCTACTGCAAAAGAGGCTGGATTCCGCTTCATTAATCTGCAGCCTTCCACTCTCACTGATAAATGGTATGGAGAATCCCAGAAACTAGCTGCAGCTGTGTTTTCGCTGGCCATCAAGTTACAACCCTCCATTATCTTCATCGATGAGATCG ATTCCTTTTTGAGGAGTCGCTCAAGTTCAGATCATGAGGCCACTGCCATGATGAAGGCTCAGTTCATGAGCTTATGGGACGGACTGGATACCGACTACAACTGCCAG GTCATTATAATGGGAGCCACCAATCGGCCACAAGATCTTGATTCTGCTATACTCCGAAGGATGCCCACAAGATTCCACATCAATCAGCCT AATGTCAAGCAGAGGAAAGACATATTGAAACTGATCCTGGAGAATGAGAAT GTGGAAACTGCTGTGGACTTTGTGGAAATTGCAAAACAGACTGATGGGTTCTCAGGAAGTGACCTCAGAGAGATGTGCCGAGATGCTGCTCTGCTTTGTGTGCGTGACTTTGTGCACCAAGAAAG TCCAGATGAAGACTTCATCCGCCCAATCAGGCAGGAAGACTTGCAGAGGGCGATCGAGAAGATGAGGAAGTCCAAATCAGCAGGAGTGCAAGAGGCTTTTATGCATGTACCACTGGACTGA